One Rhodospirillaceae bacterium DNA window includes the following coding sequences:
- a CDS encoding ABC transporter ATP-binding protein, which yields MAEETDNTKKGISGYGHGDVDTILSVDDVARDAEKLAGDRPSTDRLDEMCEGDPLLSIEGLVAGYGKMEIIHDFDLRVGSGQSLCLIGPNGAGKSTILHSIYGFTNITGGAIRMKGNDVTRLSTNEKLKDAGIAYILQDNSVFPNMTVEENLLMGGFLKNKPDEAMAAADKVFEKYGRLRERRNQKAGVLSGGERRLLEISRALIMEPEVLLVDEPSIGLEPRFIDMVFEILDDLQNHEGKTIIMVEQNAKKGLEFADLGYVLVSGELAMAGPGDELLQNPEVGRLFLGG from the coding sequence ATGGCCGAAGAGACCGACAACACCAAGAAAGGCATTAGTGGCTATGGCCACGGCGATGTCGATACGATTTTGTCTGTTGATGATGTCGCCAGGGACGCTGAAAAGCTGGCCGGTGACCGCCCCTCTACAGACCGTCTTGATGAGATGTGCGAAGGCGACCCGCTGCTTAGTATCGAAGGACTGGTTGCGGGTTACGGCAAGATGGAAATCATTCACGATTTTGATCTGCGGGTTGGCTCCGGCCAATCCCTGTGTTTGATCGGCCCCAACGGTGCTGGCAAGTCCACCATCCTGCATTCCATTTACGGCTTTACCAACATCACTGGCGGCGCCATTCGCATGAAGGGCAACGACGTCACCCGGCTCAGCACCAATGAAAAGCTGAAAGATGCCGGTATCGCCTACATCCTTCAGGATAATTCCGTCTTTCCAAATATGACGGTCGAGGAAAACCTGCTGATGGGCGGGTTCCTGAAAAACAAGCCGGACGAAGCCATGGCGGCGGCTGACAAGGTTTTTGAAAAATACGGACGTCTGCGCGAGCGCCGCAATCAAAAGGCGGGTGTCCTGTCGGGTGGCGAGCGCCGCCTGTTGGAAATCTCCCGCGCCCTGATTATGGAGCCGGAGGTCCTGCTGGTCGATGAACCGTCCATCGGTCTTGAACCGCGCTTCATCGACATGGTCTTTGAAATCCTCGACGACCTGCAAAACCACGAGGGCAAGACCATCATCATGGTCGAACAAAACGCCAAAAAAGGCCTCGAATTTGCCGACCTGGGCTACGTGCTGGTATCAGGCGAACTGGCCATGGCCGGCCCGGGGGATGAACTATTGCAAAACCCTGAGGTCGGGCGGCTGTTCTTGGGCGGCTAA
- the greB gene encoding transcription elongation factor GreB, translated as MNKAFTKETEEEEALPDAIDSLPAGAKNYITPEGMERLRAELDQLRRVERPQVVETVSWAAGNGDRSENGDYIYGKKRLREIDRRMRFLIKRMEIAEVVDPAQQKNHDQVFFGATVTYADSQNVERTVRIVGVDEARLEEGEISWISPVARALMKALDGDVVKMSTPGGVEELEILKIAY; from the coding sequence ATGAACAAAGCCTTCACCAAGGAAACCGAGGAAGAAGAAGCGTTACCCGACGCCATTGACTCGCTTCCCGCCGGAGCCAAAAACTACATCACCCCTGAAGGCATGGAGCGCTTGCGCGCCGAGCTTGATCAACTGCGCCGGGTCGAGCGGCCGCAAGTCGTCGAGACCGTTTCCTGGGCCGCAGGAAACGGCGACCGTTCCGAAAACGGTGATTACATCTATGGCAAAAAACGCCTGCGCGAAATTGACCGGCGTATGCGCTTCCTGATCAAACGTATGGAAATAGCCGAGGTCGTCGACCCGGCCCAGCAAAAAAACCACGATCAGGTCTTCTTCGGCGCGACGGTCACCTACGCGGACTCCCAAAATGTCGAACGGACGGTGCGGATCGTCGGCGTCGATGAGGCCAGACTGGAAGAAGGCGAAATAAGCTGGATCTCCCCGGTCGCCCGGGCGCTTATGAAAGCCCTCGACGGCGACGTCGTCAAAATGAGCACACCGGGCGGGGTTGAAGAGTTGGAAATTTTGAAGATCGCGTATTAG
- a CDS encoding heme-binding protein, with amino-acid sequence MVRRMTMELAVDVARAAVQSCRDAGYQASAVVVDRVGIVQAVMRDTLANRFTLQAAEDKANAVILSGVDSSEFRLNRQDIRPEINQIEGVLMMDGGVAIRAAGSIIGAVGVSGAPGGDKDEICARAGVDEVQDRLDFAD; translated from the coding sequence ATGGTCCGGCGTATGACGATGGAATTGGCGGTTGATGTGGCACGTGCCGCCGTACAGTCCTGCCGGGACGCGGGTTATCAGGCCTCTGCGGTGGTTGTCGACAGGGTCGGAATTGTTCAGGCAGTCATGCGCGATACACTGGCCAACAGGTTTACCCTGCAGGCGGCTGAAGACAAGGCCAATGCGGTGATTCTATCAGGCGTAGATTCGTCTGAATTTCGTCTCAATCGCCAGGATATTCGTCCCGAAATCAATCAAATCGAAGGTGTGTTGATGATGGATGGCGGCGTTGCTATCCGGGCCGCCGGTTCGATCATCGGCGCCGTTGGGGTCAGTGGCGCTCCGGGCGGCGACAAGGATGAAATTTGTGCCCGGGCAGGGGTGGACGAGGTTCAGGACCGTCTCGACTTTGCTGATTGA
- a CDS encoding monovalent cation/H+ antiporter subunit D family protein — translation MTPEEIIQAALITPVIGAILIAFTGRWPNLREGVTLVTALTLFYWVTSLYPYVLDGERPTLVAGNMLPGLSITFTIEPLGMLFACIASFLWVINSIYSIGYMRANNEKNQTRFYVCFAIALASAIAIAFAGNMMTLFIFYEALTISTYPLVAHAGTDKAKSGARVYLGILLSTSIGLLFLGIVWTWMIAGTLDFTPGGILEGKASNTIIGILLVLYMFGIGKAALMPFHRWLPAAMVAPTPVSALLHAVAVVKAGVFTLVKVIIYIFGFDFLSVSIDPDWLLYISGFTIIAASIVALRQDNLKRRLAYSTISQLSYVIMAAAILAPLSIVGAGLHIAVHAFGKITLFFAAGSIYTASHKTEISQLDGIGRRMPWTMGAFAIGALSMIGVPPTAGFISKWYILHGALDSGQMLAVVVIVISTLLNAGYFLPIVYAAFFKKPKFGSGDEHGEAPLAIVIALSLTAAVTILLFFIPGVFLELARQLI, via the coding sequence GTGACCCCTGAAGAGATCATCCAGGCGGCATTGATCACACCCGTCATCGGGGCGATTCTGATTGCCTTTACAGGGCGTTGGCCGAACCTGCGTGAGGGCGTAACACTGGTTACGGCGCTGACTTTGTTTTATTGGGTTACGTCCTTATACCCATACGTTCTGGATGGCGAACGACCAACGCTGGTTGCTGGCAACATGCTTCCGGGTCTCAGTATCACCTTCACCATCGAGCCCTTGGGAATGTTGTTCGCCTGTATCGCCAGTTTCCTGTGGGTCATTAATTCCATCTATTCTATTGGCTACATGCGGGCCAACAATGAAAAAAACCAGACCCGCTTCTATGTCTGTTTCGCCATCGCCCTGGCCAGCGCCATCGCCATCGCCTTCGCCGGCAATATGATGACATTGTTCATTTTCTACGAGGCCCTGACCATCAGCACCTACCCGCTGGTCGCCCATGCTGGCACCGATAAGGCCAAAAGCGGGGCCCGCGTTTATCTGGGCATTTTGTTGTCAACGTCCATCGGCTTGCTGTTTTTGGGTATCGTCTGGACGTGGATGATCGCCGGAACCCTTGATTTCACACCCGGCGGCATTCTTGAGGGCAAGGCATCGAACACCATCATCGGTATTCTGCTGGTGCTTTACATGTTCGGCATCGGCAAGGCGGCATTGATGCCGTTCCACCGCTGGCTACCAGCCGCCATGGTCGCCCCGACACCGGTCAGCGCCTTGCTGCACGCGGTTGCTGTGGTCAAGGCGGGTGTCTTCACCCTCGTCAAAGTCATTATTTATATCTTCGGTTTTGATTTCCTGTCAGTGAGCATTGATCCGGACTGGCTGCTCTATATTTCGGGGTTTACCATCATTGCTGCATCGATTGTCGCGCTTCGTCAGGACAACCTGAAACGTCGGCTCGCCTATTCAACAATCAGCCAGTTGTCATACGTCATCATGGCGGCTGCTATCCTTGCGCCATTGTCGATTGTCGGGGCCGGGCTTCATATCGCCGTCCATGCTTTTGGCAAAATCACCCTGTTTTTTGCAGCCGGTTCAATTTACACCGCCAGCCACAAGACCGAGATCAGCCAGCTTGACGGTATAGGGCGGCGTATGCCGTGGACCATGGGAGCGTTTGCCATTGGCGCGTTGTCGATGATCGGGGTGCCGCCAACAGCCGGATTTATATCAAAGTGGTACATCCTGCACGGGGCGCTGGATTCAGGGCAGATGCTGGCTGTGGTCGTGATTGTCATCAGCACACTTTTGAATGCCGGATATTTCCTGCCTATTGTCTATGCCGCCTTTTTCAAAAAACCAAAATTCGGCAGCGGCGACGAGCACGGTGAAGCACCCCTTGCCATTGTCATCGCCCTATCATTAACGGCGGCAGTGACGATACTGTTATTCTTCATACCCGGCGTCTTTCTTGAACTCGCCAGACAGCTGATTTGA
- a CDS encoding monovalent cation/H+ antiporter subunit D family protein: MSAQLPALQVVLPLLMAPLALILRNPRLVWMLTLTVTWTTLAISLSLLMQVLDGGTITYRIGGWAAPWGIEYVLDKVGAFVLVIVSAIGSLVMTYARRSIEAEIPAERIYLFYTMFLLCLTGLLGITITGDVFNLFVFLEISSLSSYVMISLGRDRRALTAAYRYLIMGTIGATFYIIGVGLMYMMTGTLNMADLATLMPTIANTRVIQAALAFLTVGICLKLALFPLHLWLPNAYTYAPSVVTAFLAATATKVAVYILIRIIFTVFGAVNVFQVLDLQNILMALSIIAMFAASGIAIYQDNIKRLFAYSSIAQIGYIVLGLSFASEIGMAAGIIHLFNHAIMKCAIFMGLGCIALRVGGVSIRDMYGLGTRMPWTMAAIVIGGLSLIGIPMTVGFVSKWYLVRAALEAGMWPVAILIVLSSLLAIVYVWRIVEAAYLKEAPEDAAPVTEAPLSMLLPLWVMAGASIYFGIDATATLSIALDAAGSLLNGGLQ; the protein is encoded by the coding sequence ATGTCCGCTCAGCTACCCGCCCTTCAGGTTGTCCTGCCGTTGCTGATGGCGCCGCTTGCCCTGATCCTTCGCAATCCGCGCCTCGTCTGGATGCTGACCCTGACCGTTACGTGGACGACACTGGCCATTTCCCTGTCTTTGCTGATGCAGGTTCTGGACGGCGGCACGATTACTTACCGTATCGGTGGTTGGGCGGCCCCTTGGGGTATTGAATACGTACTCGATAAAGTCGGCGCTTTTGTTCTGGTCATTGTATCGGCCATCGGCTCGCTTGTGATGACATACGCCCGACGTAGTATCGAGGCGGAGATACCTGCCGAACGGATCTATCTGTTTTACACCATGTTCCTGTTGTGCCTGACCGGTTTGCTGGGCATCACGATCACCGGTGACGTGTTCAATCTTTTTGTCTTTCTGGAAATATCTTCACTGTCCTCTTACGTGATGATCAGTCTGGGCCGTGACAGGCGCGCCTTAACGGCTGCCTATCGCTACCTGATCATGGGCACCATCGGGGCGACCTTCTACATTATCGGCGTCGGCCTGATGTACATGATGACCGGCACCCTGAACATGGCTGATCTGGCGACCCTGATGCCAACAATAGCCAATACCCGGGTCATTCAGGCGGCACTGGCGTTTTTGACCGTTGGCATCTGTTTGAAACTGGCGCTTTTCCCGCTGCATCTATGGCTGCCAAATGCCTACACGTATGCCCCTTCGGTGGTGACGGCGTTTCTTGCCGCCACGGCGACCAAAGTTGCTGTCTATATTCTGATCCGCATCATTTTCACGGTCTTTGGTGCGGTCAATGTTTTTCAGGTACTGGACCTGCAGAATATCCTGATGGCGCTTTCCATCATCGCCATGTTCGCGGCGTCAGGCATCGCTATATACCAGGACAACATAAAGCGTCTGTTTGCCTATTCGAGTATTGCCCAGATTGGTTATATCGTCCTGGGTTTAAGTTTCGCTTCTGAAATTGGAATGGCGGCGGGCATTATACATCTGTTCAATCACGCAATCATGAAATGCGCCATCTTCATGGGGCTTGGCTGCATTGCTTTGCGTGTGGGCGGGGTTTCCATCAGGGACATGTACGGCTTGGGCACCCGTATGCCATGGACAATGGCGGCGATTGTCATCGGTGGGTTAAGCCTGATCGGCATTCCCATGACAGTCGGTTTTGTTTCCAAGTGGTATCTGGTTCGCGCCGCCCTCGAAGCGGGCATGTGGCCTGTCGCTATCCTGATTGTGCTAAGTTCATTGCTGGCGATTGTTTATGTGTGGCGCATTGTCGAAGCAGCCTACCTGAAAGAAGCACCGGAAGACGCAGCACCTGTCACAGAAGCACCGCTGTCCATGTTGCTTCCCCTGTGGGTGATGGCCGGCGCCAGTATCTATTTCGGCATTGACGCGACGGCCACCTTGTCCATTGCACTGGACGCCGCAGGCTCTTTACTGAATGGGGGCCTTCAGTGA
- a CDS encoding DUF4040 domain-containing protein, whose amino-acid sequence MAVTAYSLVRIHNLFAAVMMSGIYSMLAAALYVVMDAVDVAFTEAAVGAGISTVLMLGTLALTTHMDKEAKLLVPLPLAIVTATGALLIYATLDMPHFGDPGAPIHHHVAPHYIEKSAQEVGPPNIVTSVLASYRGYDTLGEVTVVFTAAVGVMALIGRARRRKKPVPKPESAVKKEQQA is encoded by the coding sequence ATGGCTGTTACGGCCTATTCCCTGGTGCGCATTCACAATTTGTTCGCGGCAGTGATGATGTCAGGCATCTACAGCATGCTGGCGGCGGCTCTTTACGTTGTGATGGACGCCGTCGACGTCGCCTTTACCGAGGCCGCCGTCGGCGCCGGTATTTCAACAGTTTTGATGCTGGGCACCCTTGCCCTGACCACGCACATGGACAAAGAAGCAAAACTTCTGGTTCCCCTCCCTTTGGCTATCGTTACGGCGACGGGTGCGTTGTTGATTTATGCGACCCTGGACATGCCCCATTTCGGAGATCCGGGCGCCCCTATTCACCATCATGTAGCGCCCCACTACATCGAAAAATCAGCCCAGGAAGTTGGCCCGCCCAATATTGTGACTTCCGTCCTGGCCAGTTATCGCGGTTACGATACCCTGGGTGAGGTTACGGTGGTCTTTACTGCGGCGGTTGGCGTGATGGCGCTGATCGGGCGGGCCCGGCGGCGCAAAAAACCGGTCCCAAAACCAGAAAGTGCCGTAAAGAAGGAGCAACAAGCCTGA
- a CDS encoding Na(+)/H(+) antiporter subunit B gives MLNRASILRVVSKLLIPPIMVFALYVQFHGDFGPGGGFQAGVIFAAAFILYALIFGVDNARKVAPAWLTRTLLASGLLLYAGVGVVAMMLGGDFLDYSMLAQDQHAGQHLGITLIEFGVGTTVSGAMITIFLIFDGRLRAVKED, from the coding sequence ATGCTCAATCGTGCTTCCATTCTTCGGGTTGTCTCAAAACTACTGATCCCGCCAATTATGGTATTCGCCCTGTACGTCCAGTTCCATGGAGATTTTGGGCCGGGTGGTGGTTTTCAGGCCGGTGTCATCTTCGCCGCAGCCTTCATTCTTTACGCCCTGATTTTTGGTGTCGACAATGCCCGCAAGGTAGCGCCCGCCTGGCTAACGCGAACACTGCTGGCTTCCGGTTTGTTGCTCTATGCCGGTGTCGGTGTGGTCGCCATGATGCTGGGTGGGGATTTTCTCGATTATTCCATGCTCGCCCAGGACCAGCACGCCGGTCAGCACCTGGGCATTACACTGATTGAATTTGGCGTCGGCACCACTGTGTCCGGTGCAATGATTACGATCTTCCTTATTTTTGATGGCCGCCTTCGCGCCGTAAAGGAAGATTGA
- a CDS encoding cation:proton antiporter subunit C: MDTFTGLFNYWIVIVLMMMGFYMVIAQHNLIKKIIGLNVFQVSVFVFYISMGKVKGGTAPILADGIEIFSNPLPHVLILTAIVVGVATTALGLALIVRIKGAFDTIEDDEIDVLEKEDQEKERGLAS; this comes from the coding sequence ATGGACACCTTTACCGGCCTGTTCAATTACTGGATCGTTATCGTGCTGATGATGATGGGCTTTTACATGGTCATTGCACAACACAACCTGATTAAAAAAATCATCGGGTTGAACGTTTTTCAGGTCTCTGTTTTTGTTTTCTATATTTCCATGGGCAAGGTCAAAGGCGGCACCGCACCGATTCTGGCCGATGGCATCGAAATTTTCAGCAACCCCCTTCCCCATGTCCTGATCCTGACGGCCATCGTTGTCGGTGTTGCAACCACCGCCCTTGGCCTGGCCCTTATCGTGCGCATCAAGGGCGCCTTCGACACCATCGAGGATGATGAAATAGACGTTCTTGAAAAAGAGGATCAGGAAAAAGAACGAGGGTTAGCCTCTTGA
- a CDS encoding pH regulation protein F encodes MFSAATLAILISMLLVLVRALKGPTVYDRILAINSFGTLTVLLISVYGFLTGRPEFLDIALVYALISFIGIIAVSKFVRFGDLAQPLRDDDPGDI; translated from the coding sequence ATGTTCAGCGCAGCCACCCTCGCCATTCTGATCTCCATGCTTCTTGTCCTTGTCAGGGCCTTGAAGGGACCAACTGTTTACGACCGGATTCTTGCAATCAACAGTTTCGGCACGCTGACAGTCCTGTTGATCTCTGTTTACGGGTTTTTGACGGGTCGACCAGAATTCCTTGATATCGCGCTGGTTTATGCCCTGATTAGTTTTATCGGCATCATCGCGGTGTCCAAGTTCGTCCGCTTCGGAGACCTTGCCCAACCCCTGCGTGATGACGACCCGGGTGACATTTGA
- a CDS encoding DUF192 domain-containing protein, whose protein sequence is MFEPAKKHPVLSISALRESAAVLFPPGRFVKVLFFIMLLAGGLGGLSGAVFSDENQDVFFEHSELTIVTTTSRHHFRIELAKSMAARMRGLMERRHLDGDAGMLFDYSKPKQIHMWMKNTFIPLDMIFIDRSGRIVLIVENTTPFSTDVIASPGPVLAVLELNGGTAARLAIKTGDRVIHDIFRP, encoded by the coding sequence ATGTTCGAGCCAGCGAAAAAGCATCCTGTTTTATCGATTTCCGCACTTCGGGAAAGTGCGGCGGTGTTGTTCCCGCCGGGTCGATTTGTAAAAGTCCTGTTTTTCATCATGCTGTTGGCAGGGGGGCTTGGCGGATTGTCGGGAGCTGTTTTTTCAGATGAAAATCAGGATGTGTTTTTTGAGCACTCCGAGCTGACAATCGTTACCACCACCAGCCGACATCATTTTCGCATCGAGTTGGCAAAAAGTATGGCTGCCCGTATGCGTGGTTTGATGGAACGCCGCCATCTGGATGGTGACGCGGGGATGTTATTCGATTATTCAAAGCCCAAACAAATTCACATGTGGATGAAAAACACCTTCATTCCCCTTGATATGATTTTTATCGACAGGTCGGGCAGGATTGTTCTTATTGTGGAAAATACCACACCCTTTTCTACAGATGTTATTGCCTCTCCCGGGCCGGTTCTGGCCGTTTTGGAATTGAACGGCGGCACGGCGGCACGGCTGGCTATAAAGACTGGCGATAGGGTGATCCATGATATCTTCCGGCCTTAG
- a CDS encoding monovalent cation/H(+) antiporter subunit G, with product MMDMMINIASWGLFLGGSIFMLIGAIGLIRLPDVFSRIHAAGIIDTMGVVMLFVGMILQAGLTLVSIKILLIILFLMFTLPTATHALARAALDAGMIPLCDDDDTDEKELALMKELEEERRRLSKT from the coding sequence TTGATGGACATGATGATCAATATCGCCAGTTGGGGACTGTTTCTCGGTGGTTCCATTTTCATGCTGATTGGAGCCATCGGCCTGATCAGGTTGCCGGATGTGTTTTCGCGCATTCACGCCGCTGGCATCATCGACACCATGGGCGTCGTCATGCTGTTTGTTGGCATGATCCTGCAAGCCGGGCTGACATTGGTGTCGATCAAGATACTTTTGATTATCCTGTTCCTGATGTTCACCCTGCCGACTGCAACCCATGCCTTGGCCCGCGCCGCCCTTGATGCGGGAATGATCCCGCTTTGCGATGATGATGATACGGACGAAAAAGAACTGGCCCTGATGAAAGAACTTGAAGAAGAGAGGAGAAGGTTATCGAAGACCTGA
- a CDS encoding RND transporter: protein MEWLDRIPTGMLVVAAILMALAPFTPEPHLLEKFRMLMAGTLKKPLDIFDVFWHLAPSALLAVKLFRP from the coding sequence ATGGAATGGCTAGACAGAATACCGACCGGAATGCTCGTCGTTGCGGCAATACTGATGGCGTTGGCACCGTTCACACCCGAACCACATCTGCTGGAAAAATTCAGGATGTTAATGGCCGGAACGCTGAAAAAGCCACTGGATATATTCGATGTTTTCTGGCACCTGGCGCCCAGCGCCCTGCTTGCCGTAAAACTATTTAGGCCTTGA
- a CDS encoding Na(+)/H(+) antiporter subunit D, with translation MLSLLPAALIMIAGAFVLPFVGRRIRPVLLLGIPLLTLAQIWSYEPGTTIVIDFLDYQLTPVKVDALGRLFATIFAIMAAAGGLYAMNQKRIIELIAAYIYAGSAIGVALAGDLITVFVYWEMMAVASTLVIWSADTNAAYRASMRYVLVHLLGGVILMVGIVWQVADTGSVAFTAMQADSPARWLILIGFLLNAGAPPLSAWLPDAYPEASFSGTVFLSAFTTKTAVYVLIRGFPGEEILIFIGLYMIFYGIIYALLENDMRRILAYSIVNQVGFMITGIGIGTDMALNGASAHAFTHIIYKALLLMSAGSVLYMTGKRKCTDLGGLFRTMPLTMVCGTIGALAISSFPLTSGFISKSMISQAAADEQLMLVWMFLAAASAGVFLHAGIKFPWFVFFQKDSGMRPPDPPGNMRLAMVIMAVLCVGLGVFPGSLYAILPYPVGYVPYTADHVLKMLQLLLFSGLAFFLLLPMMKRSLTITLDVDWFYRHAGDKIARSLAKLVSAFIKSFDDMISLRLKMFSRLNLMLNGSESVLTRSQHTGSMVMWVIVVLCGYLAFYLFG, from the coding sequence ATGCTTAGTCTACTGCCGGCCGCCCTGATCATGATTGCCGGCGCTTTCGTCCTGCCCTTTGTCGGAAGGCGCATCCGCCCTGTGTTGCTGCTTGGCATCCCGCTTTTGACGCTTGCCCAGATCTGGTCATACGAGCCTGGAACAACCATCGTTATCGATTTTCTCGATTATCAACTGACGCCCGTCAAGGTTGATGCCTTGGGCCGCCTGTTCGCTACCATCTTCGCCATTATGGCCGCCGCAGGCGGGCTGTACGCCATGAACCAGAAACGCATCATCGAGCTGATCGCCGCCTATATTTACGCAGGAAGCGCCATTGGCGTGGCGCTGGCCGGTGACCTGATCACGGTTTTTGTCTACTGGGAAATGATGGCCGTCGCCTCGACCCTGGTGATCTGGTCAGCCGATACCAACGCCGCTTACAGGGCCTCCATGCGCTATGTTCTGGTTCATCTTCTAGGTGGCGTGATCCTGATGGTCGGGATTGTCTGGCAAGTCGCCGATACAGGCTCCGTCGCCTTTACCGCCATGCAGGCCGATAGCCCGGCGCGTTGGCTGATCCTGATTGGCTTCCTGCTCAATGCTGGTGCGCCGCCGTTGTCAGCGTGGCTGCCCGATGCTTATCCAGAAGCCTCATTCAGCGGCACGGTTTTTCTTTCCGCCTTTACCACCAAGACCGCCGTCTATGTTTTGATCCGCGGCTTCCCAGGCGAGGAAATTCTGATTTTCATCGGTCTTTACATGATTTTCTACGGCATCATTTATGCGCTTTTGGAAAACGACATGCGGCGCATTCTGGCCTACTCCATCGTCAACCAGGTTGGCTTTATGATCACCGGCATCGGCATTGGCACCGATATGGCCTTGAACGGCGCATCCGCCCACGCCTTCACTCACATCATTTACAAAGCCCTGCTTTTGATGAGCGCCGGGTCGGTTCTGTATATGACGGGAAAACGCAAATGTACTGATCTTGGCGGACTGTTCCGAACCATGCCCTTGACGATGGTTTGCGGGACAATCGGCGCGCTGGCAATTTCCTCATTCCCGCTGACATCCGGTTTTATATCCAAATCGATGATTTCCCAGGCGGCTGCCGATGAACAGTTGATGCTGGTCTGGATGTTCCTGGCTGCGGCTTCCGCCGGGGTCTTTCTTCATGCCGGCATCAAGTTCCCGTGGTTTGTTTTCTTCCAGAAAGACTCAGGAATGCGGCCACCTGACCCGCCCGGAAACATGCGTCTCGCCATGGTCATCATGGCCGTGTTGTGCGTTGGCCTTGGCGTCTTTCCAGGAAGCCTGTATGCGATCCTGCCTTACCCGGTGGGCTATGTACCCTATACCGCCGATCACGTGCTCAAGATGCTGCAGTTACTGCTGTTCTCAGGCCTCGCATTCTTCCTGTTGTTGCCGATGATGAAACGCTCACTGACCATTACCCTGGATGTGGACTGGTTTTATCGTCACGCAGGGGACAAGATCGCAAGGTCTTTAGCCAAACTGGTAAGCGCCTTTATCAAGAGCTTCGATGACATGATAAGTCTCCGCCTTAAAATGTTTAGCCGCCTGAACTTGATGCTTAACGGTTCCGAAAGTGTCCTGACCCGAAGCCAGCATACCGGCAGCATGGTTATGTGGGTGATTGTCGTTCTGTGTGGCTATTTGGCATTTTATCTTTTCGGATAA
- a CDS encoding helix-turn-helix transcriptional regulator, with translation MKKTDKKPAKKRAARRKVSVDGPRPVDIHVGGRLRLRRTLLGISQEKLADSVNLTFQQIQKYERGANRMGASRLYEIAGILDVSIGYFFDEMPRDVQNTKGSFAKGMADKTQTKIDADPLTRRETLELVRAYYKITNPSVRKRLYELIRSIGKSRPK, from the coding sequence ATGAAGAAAACTGATAAAAAACCGGCCAAAAAACGAGCCGCTCGACGCAAGGTTTCCGTTGATGGGCCGCGTCCCGTTGATATTCATGTTGGTGGTCGATTGCGCTTACGCCGCACCCTCTTGGGCATAAGCCAGGAAAAACTCGCCGATTCGGTCAATCTGACATTTCAGCAAATTCAGAAATACGAGCGCGGCGCCAACCGCATGGGGGCATCCAGACTTTATGAAATAGCGGGCATTCTTGATGTTTCCATTGGTTACTTCTTCGATGAGATGCCAAGGGATGTGCAAAATACCAAAGGCTCTTTCGCCAAGGGAATGGCCGATAAAACGCAGACAAAAATAGATGCTGACCCGCTGACCCGGCGTGAAACCCTGGAACTGGTTCGAGCCTACTACAAGATTACCAATCCGTCTGTCCGCAAGCGCCTGTACGAGCTGATCCGCTCGATCGGAAAATCAAGGCCTAAATAG